The Arachis hypogaea cultivar Tifrunner chromosome 14, arahy.Tifrunner.gnm2.J5K5, whole genome shotgun sequence DNA window ACTTCCATTTCTTTCTGCTTTGCATTCTTGCCTTAAATTTTGTTCTTGATTCTGTACACAAGAGTGTTGCCTTTCAAAGTGATGATACAACAACTACACAAATCAGCAACCATTTCAATGTTGTTGAAGTCAGCTCTTTGCTGCCAACCTCTACATGCAACCCTTCTTCTAAACAAGGTTGGTTCATTCCTTCTTGTTTCTTACTTCATCAAACGAAATTGAAGTGAAGTGAATGTTCCTTCTCAGTTGATGATATTTTATCATGAATTTGTATTATTGTAATGTATTGTTTATTACTCTCTATCAGATTTCTTATTTGGTTTGAACTATGTAGTGTCATCGGAAGAAGAGGAGTCTCTGGAACTAGTCCACAACTATGGACCCTGCTCCCCAAAGAACCATGGAAAAGCAAATGCTCCATCCATGCTTgaaatccttgaaagagaccaaAAAAGAGCGAGCTTGATGGTGTCGAGGCAGAGCTATGGAAAGAACCAGGTTCAACTCAAATGGCAAGATGGTACATATGCTATAAATGTGGGGATAGGAACACCTAAAAGGATGTTCACATTCAACATTGACACCGGTAGTGATCTCTTATGGATTCAATGTCTACCCTGCAAGCTGGGAAAGCCAAATCATGATTGTTACCAGCCAAAACGTCCACTTTTTGATCCATCAAAATCTTCAACCTACACCAAAATTACTTGTCCCTCACACACATGCAGTTTGACCAATACTACTTTAGGTAATTGTGTGATCAAAATGAATTTATTACATTTCAAGATTCCAAAATATTGACGGCATCATGTTTAGGAATCTGCATCATTACTCTTTCTGAATTTCATGAATTCTGCAGGGTACACACAATGCATTTCCTCATCATGCACGTATCTGGGAGCTTACTTAGACGGATCTTTGATCTTCGGATACATGGCTAAAGAAACATTATTTGTTGGCTCCAAAACCTTCAAGGGGATCATGTTTGGGTGCAACGAAGTCACCTTTAATGCCACCCTTGACAAGACTGATGGCATAATTGGGCTTGGCCAAGGATTCTTATCCTTTGTAGAACAAACTTCCAATACATATAACAAAGTGTTTTCATATTGTCTCCCCTCAAAACCAAACCGTGTTGGTTTTCTCAGATTTGGTAAGACTAAACAAGTTTCGAAATCCTTAAAGTTCACAAAGCTAGGAAGAGATAATGCCATTGAACTCACTGGGATAAAAGTTGGTAGCACCACTATTCCCATAACTGTTAAGAAGGATACTGCATTCATTGATTCTGGTACTGTCATTACAAGGTTACCTTCCAAGGATTACATTAAGTTGCGAGAAGCATATCGAAAAGCCATGACCGGTTATAGATTTGTGGGAGCAATTTCTGTTGCCGATACATGTTACAACATTGACGGTCACAAGAAGCTTAAACTTCCAAAAATGAGCTTCTTGTTTGAAGATGGACTTGTTTTGAATATACCACCCAGTGGAGTAGTTATACCTTACAACTCCACTGTTGTTTGTTTCCCATTTGCAGCAACTCCAGAAACTCCCGGAGGCGAAGATTTTGTACTTCTTGGAAACTACCAGCAGAAAACACTAGAGGTAGTGTATGATGTTGCAGGAGGAAAACTTGGGTTTGGCCATGGTGGTTGCAAATAGTAATATTGCAAAAGGTAGCCACAAAGTTTGGCTTAAAAAATTGTCTAAGTCTGGGATCAGAGGTTTTCTAGCAGTCAGATCATAGAATGTACTGCATATAAAACATCTTTTACCTTCCTTGATATCAGAATAAGATTCAGATCGTAATAAGAGTCCTTATTAGATCAGAAAACAATGATACTGACAAATTTCATTGAGATTTCACAAGTAACACTATACTTGGATACCACCTAGCAAAATCAAAAGGTCGAACGTTTTAAACGTAAGATCCACTTTGTACTCGTCAACAAAATATTCAATGTTCTGAATCTCTTCTAGCTTTATAATGCTGATCTCCACATAAAGCAGGTTGCTTGTTTGATAATCTATGACACCATGTATCATATAAATTCAAAGGGCAACTCACCTCAGAATAAATAACTAAAAGGAATGAACAACATTTTGCAcaatattcttttatataatataatacatCATAAGATACAATTGTGAACCAACAAATTTTTCATGTCACCCAAGACACTCAACTGTAAGAGAATACTAGAGTAGAGGAGCATAGTGTTATAATCAGAATACTTCCTAGGGTATATTGTAAAGAGGTAAAAAAGTTATTTCAGAGATTTTAATTGACAAAAACTTAGTTCACGCAGGATGAGTGGCTAATTGTTTGCCTCCCTCAGCATATTTAAGATGGCAAGGAACAAGTTCAGAATGTCGAGATAGAGAGTGACTGAAGCCCCAATGTACTCATCATAAGTGAAGCGTTTGATCAGGTTGTCAGTGTCGTATATAATGTAACCAGAGAAAATCATAGCACCAATTCCACCATAAATAGCATGAGCTGCTGGTCCAAATGGGAAGAACATCTGCGCCAAAGGACAAGGAGTCTTAAGTAACATGCAAGTCAACAAGAACCCAATACTAGAATGCtaaactaactaattggagattTATAAAACCACATAAAAAAAGACTACTGAGTACTCCATCCATCCGGCCATTCCATAATGATGGTTGTTTTGACTTTTTTGGTAAATTGACAAAACAATCCATCTAGATACAATTGTGTACAAATGCATTGGTTTATGAATgtaactaaaaaatcaaaatgaTCATCAATGTGGAACAGAAGGATTAATTACTATAACTCAATGAAAAAGGGGAtggattctattctaacctgCATCATGCCAACGAGAAACAGGGTAAAGAGACTAGTGAATAAAAATGGGCCAAGGAAGCTAAAATCCTTGCCCTTCTTGGAAGCCCAGAAGGTATAGCCAGTGAGTGAGGAAACCACAGCAGAGGTCAAAATCAAAGCCTCAAGCACAATTTTTCCTGCAATAATTTCCATTAAGACATGACAAAAATCAGATAAACCATAACAGCAACAACCTGCAGAATGGTTCTCCGAATTCTACATCTAAGAGCAGAGGAAGAATGGCACTGAACCTTCTGTGTTGGCACAGGAAATGCCAACGGTCAAGCTAATCGAGACGGTGAAAAGCCCCAATAAGATGTAGTTGTGGGGATGCTTCTGCTGATACCTGAGTAATGGGATCAAAACTGCAAACAACACATTCAAATTCGTTTGCATCAAGTTTGGCATGTATATACTAAGAGAACCATACACAAGACTATACTACTCAACAAGGTTACAATTCAATTCAGAATTACATACAAAACCCCCCAAAATGCCTGCATaatcaaaaaattatgaattgttttgaaaaatatactttttaaccAAAGGTCCCCGAGATCCAAACATGAGAATTGATTGACGTACATATGAAGGGAAGAAAAACGACGATGAGGAGGAGAAGGGAATTCCCTCTGAGAAGATCGTTGAGCGGGGAATATAAGACGGTGAGGAGGGAGACGAGGGTTGTGAGAACGATCTGGAAGGAGAGGATCCCGTAGACTTTCCGTATGAATCCCCATCGGAGCTGGTTCTCGCCGGGGCTGAGTCCGGGGAACAGCGTCTCGCCCGATTCGACGTCGTATTGATGCGGCTTCTTGCTAATGGGCTCGCTCGTCGCCAAATTGGCGTACCCCTGCCCCGTTTGAAACATCTTCTTCCACCTCCTTTTCTATCTTTCTTTTCTCTACAAATAAATATTCAAGCTAAGGCTTTcatctcaatatatatatatgcattttaCCTTTGACTCCATCAATGGTCACAATCCCCTTAGAATAATTACTGCACAAataatttcatataataaatttGTCATTATAGATTATTACATTGTTACCACCAAAATTaggattttttatattttttaaattatttattttggtaattattataatttatttatttataaaaataaaaaatctccaaaattactaacaaattaaaatcaataaaaaattaatcaataaaattcataacagacaaattcactcactcaatttttttttaaattattattttattttattttttttacattataatTTCACTCACTGTCTGAGAATTTTGATGGGCCGATAAGTAGAATTAATATTGAGTTTGGCCCTAAAAATTTTCAGGTGGAATTTAAATTGATCCTTAAAATTACAATTGATTTAATTTagcaaacaaaatttataataataactcATTTTAAACCTTAAATCGATTTTTGTAAATAATGTATTGATTTTACATGTTAACTTGCTAAAATTTGAACTTCTCACTCAGATTTAAAAGCTACAATAATAAATTTAGGAAGAATTTAAATTATAACAAGTTAATATATCAAATTAACACCTTAATAAAAATGAGTTCAAAGATTAATGTAAATTGTCATTGTGAATTTCgagatctatttttttttttttaccaaagataggaataagactcgaatccgcaacctCTAAATGAGTATGAAAAGAGATTTAAACTATAACTCGTTagcatatattaaaatttaaagtgttATATGCAAGGTTCTGAGAACCGAACCGGTTATCGAACCGTTTTAGTCACTgattcactggtttattggttcaatcgGTCCAACCGTAattcaaccgaaaaaaccgttttagaataaaataataaataaattataaataaacatcttaaaatatcttttaaatttaaaatactacatAAAAGATCATCAACCAAagccatatatatttttttttttggtgacaaagCCATATGATCTTatgaaaatatactaataaaactaaaattaaacataGAATTACAAGTCATCATCTAGATTTTcaatgatataaaaaattaaacaattctGATTCCAATGAATCGAAATAGAAATTGAAACTTTATATTGGCTAGCCTGTGTTTCATAACCCTTTGGAAGTTTGATAATGAGAGAATGAGCA harbors:
- the LOC112741128 gene encoding aspartyl protease family protein At5g10770 — translated: MGNFHFFLLCILALNFVLDSVHKSVAFQSDDTTTTQISNHFNVVEVSSLLPTSTCNPSSKQVSSEEEESLELVHNYGPCSPKNHGKANAPSMLEILERDQKRASLMVSRQSYGKNQVQLKWQDGTYAINVGIGTPKRMFTFNIDTGSDLLWIQCLPCKLGKPNHDCYQPKRPLFDPSKSSTYTKITCPSHTCSLTNTTLGYTQCISSSCTYLGAYLDGSLIFGYMAKETLFVGSKTFKGIMFGCNEVTFNATLDKTDGIIGLGQGFLSFVEQTSNTYNKVFSYCLPSKPNRVGFLRFGKTKQVSKSLKFTKLGRDNAIELTGIKVGSTTIPITVKKDTAFIDSGTVITRLPSKDYIKLREAYRKAMTGYRFVGAISVADTCYNIDGHKKLKLPKMSFLFEDGLVLNIPPSGVVIPYNSTVVCFPFAATPETPGGEDFVLLGNYQQKTLEVVYDVAGGKLGFGHGGCK
- the LOC112741129 gene encoding BI1-like protein, with amino-acid sequence MFQTGQGYANLATSEPISKKPHQYDVESGETLFPGLSPGENQLRWGFIRKVYGILSFQIVLTTLVSLLTVLYSPLNDLLRGNSLLLLIVVFLPFIFLIPLLRYQQKHPHNYILLGLFTVSISLTVGISCANTEGKIVLEALILTSAVVSSLTGYTFWASKKGKDFSFLGPFLFTSLFTLFLVGMMQMFFPFGPAAHAIYGGIGAMIFSGYIIYDTDNLIKRFTYDEYIGASVTLYLDILNLFLAILNMLREANN